The Longimicrobiales bacterium genome contains the following window.
GGACCAGGTTGTCGATGTAGATCTGCTTCAGCGCCTCGACATCACCGCGCGTCGGCTGCACCAGCGCCAGCCGGCGGCTGTACACTTCCTCCATCGGAACCTCACCGCGCATGACTGCCTCGGTGAGATCACGGACGGATGCGCCATGTCGCCGCGCCAGCTCCTCGATACCCTCAACAGCGGACAACGTCGAGTCACAATCGAAAACAACGGTGCCGACCCGCAGCAGGCGCCTCACTGCTCAACGCCTCCCGCCGACGGCCGCACCGCCTGCGTCACAGTCAGATTCATGGGCGGTATGTTGGGCTCAGGCCGACCCCGCGGCAAGGTGCAGGACCCGCGTGTCGACCTCTGTTACATCGAACGCGGGCACGACTGACGCCACGGCCGACGTCGGGACGTTGCTCGCCGCTCAGGGAACGATCACGAGCTCCAGCCCGACATAGCGCTCGTCGGTCAGGAAGAATTCGCCCAGCCGTGAAACGCCGTCATGAAAACGGGCGACGAGGCGAACGGCCCGGCCGCCGTAGGTCAGCCCGGCACCGGCGACCACGGCGATGGAGGCGTTCCAGTCGGTCCGCTCCGCGGCATGCAGATCCACGCCGGCAAAGGCCTCTCCCAGCGGCCCCAGCGACCACTCGTGCTCCGCGCCCAGGTCGAGCTCGGCGCGGTCGTACCGCCCCAGGCCGCGTGCGCGCAACTCGTACTCCGTGTTCGAGCGGAATACCCACGCGCCGCCGGCGTACAGGCGGGTGGGCCCGAGCTGGCGCACCGCATTCACCTCGAGCGCCTCGTGGCCGAACTCGATGCGCTCCGCGCCGGACGCGATCATGAACTCGTCACCGAGGTGCGAGCTGCGGTGCATGAGCGCGATGCGGCCTGACCAGTCGTTGTGCCGCACTTCGACCGGCAGACTGATGAACCAGTCCGTTCCGAGATCGTCCCGGCTCGGGTACTCGATTCGGAAGCGCGCAAAGGCCGCCGCCTCGACTGCAAGCACCGCACTGCCACCCTGCCACTCGCGGAGCCGGGCGAGCGGCAGTGTGCCGCCAAGCGCTGCAGTCGCCTGCACGTCGTGGGCGGCATCCGCGGAATCGCCGAGCACGAACGGCAGTCGCTCCGGTCCGCGCGAGCGCAACAGGTCAGTCGCGAGCAGCCCGAGGCCGAAGCGTGGTGACAGCGGATCCGCGACCGGATGGCGGAAGTTGCGCGTGCGCG
Protein-coding sequences here:
- a CDS encoding DUF1207 domain-containing protein, whose translation is MHAQAGDWLLPRTRNFRHPVADPLSPRFGLGLLATDLLRSRGPERLPFVLGDSADAAHDVQATAALGGTLPLARLREWQGGSAVLAVEAAAFARFRIEYPSRDDLGTDWFISLPVEVRHNDWSGRIALMHRSSHLGDEFMIASGAERIEFGHEALEVNAVRQLGPTRLYAGGAWVFRSNTEYELRARGLGRYDRAELDLGAEHEWSLGPLGEAFAGVDLHAAERTDWNASIAVVAGAGLTYGGRAVRLVARFHDGVSRLGEFFLTDERYVGLELVIVP